Below is a genomic region from Dechloromonas denitrificans.
GCCAGCGTATCGAGCTCACGAACCTGCCACTCGAGTTGCTCACGTTCGCGCTGCAGCGCTTCGGCCCCTTCGCTGGCTGCGCGCAACGTCTGGTCCAGCTCGCGCCACTGGCGAAAAGCCGCACCGACGTCACGGACCAGTCCGCCCAAGCCGGCATGTGCATCGAGCAGATTACGCTGGGCATCGCTGCGCAAAAGCGACTGGTGTGCATGTTGACCGTGGATATCGACCAGCCATTCACCCACTTCGCGTAATTGTTGCGCCGTTGCCGGAGATCCGTTGATGTAGGCCCGCGAACGACCGCCAGCGTCAACCACGCGACGCAGCAGCAACTCATCATCACCCTCAAGATCATTGGCCTTGAGCCAGGCAGCCACTGCCGGCAGGCGGGCCACATCGAAAGTCGCCGCCACTTCGGCTTTTTCGCAGCCGGAGCGAATCACCCCGGCATCGGCACGCTCACCAAGCGCCAGTGCCAAAGCATCGATCAAAATCGACTTGCCGGCCCCGGTTTCCCCGGTCAACGCGCCAAAACCAGTCGAAAACTCAAGCTCAAGGCGATCAACGATGACGAAATCGCGAATAGTCAGGTGACGCAGCATCAGGGACCTTTGGGCCGTTCGCTCCAGTGCAGTTTCTGGCGCAGCATGGCGAAATAGCTGTAGCCCGGCGGATGCAGGAAACAGATGGTGTATTCAGAACGTTTCAGACGGACGCAATCGTCACGCGCCAGATCGAGCGTCACCTGGCCGTCGAAGTGCACACGCGGATCATCGGCGTTGACGACACGCAATTCGATATCGGCACTGTCGTTGACGATGATCGGGCGATTGGTCAAGGCATGCGGACAAAGCGGGACCAGCGCAATACCGGCCAGCGTCGGGTGCATGATCGGCCCGCCGGCCGACATCGAATACGCCGTCGAACCGGTTGGCGTCGAGACGATCAGGCCGTCAGAACGCAGGTTATAAATGAATTCGCCGTCGATAAACAGTTCGAATTCGATCATCCGGCCAATGGCGCCCTTGTCGATCACGACATCATTCAATGCCATGTTCGACGCGATTTCCTTGCCGTCGCGAATCACCTCGGCGGAAATCAGCATCCGCTTTTCTTCCTGGAAACGACCGTCGAGCAGATCGTCCATGCAGGTCAACATGTCGTCCCGGGCAATATCGGTCATGAAACCGAGCCGCCCCTGATTGACCCCGACCAAAGGCACACGATAGCGGGCCAGGCGGCGAGCGGCATTGAGCATGGTGCCATCGCCGCCGAGCACGATGGCCAGGTCGGCATGCGCCCCGATATCGTTGAATCCGCAGGTGACCCAGCGCGACAAATCGACCTTGCGCCCGATATGTTCCGAAGTTTCTCGTTCGATAAAGACCGAAACTCCGCGTTCGTGCAGGTATTCAGCCAGTCGACGCAAGGACTCGGCAATTTCCATGCTGTGATATTTGCCGACCAGCGCGATGGTCCGGGGCGAGCGACAGGAAGCGAAGCTTCTATTCATGTTCGGGATTTTTGCATAAAAATGCCTTGTCGCGCGCACTCTGCTTTTTTGTACAATGCTCTGCCATGCTGGATGAACGCTCAAGAACCCTTCTCAAGGCGCTGGTCGAACACTATATCGCTGATGGTCAGCCGGTTGGTTCGCGCGCCCTTTCACGCTTTTCCGGTCTCGACCTGTCGCCGGCGACGATCCGTAACGTCATGGCCGACCTGGAAGACGCCGGTTTTGTCGCCAGCCCGCACACCTCGGCCGGCCGCATTCCGACCGCCCGCGGCTATCGCCTGTTTGTCGACAGTCTGCTCACCGTGCGCCCGCTCGAAGCGCGCCAGATGGGTGAAATGGAAGAAGCGCTGCAAGGCCAGCCATCCAAGCAAATCATCTCCAGCGCCTCGCAACTGCTCTCCGGCCTGACCCAGTTCGCCGGCGTAGTCATCGCGCCGCGCCGGGCAAGCAGCCGGATTCGCCAGATCGAATTCCTCAGCCTGTCCGAAAAACGCATCCTGCTGATCATCGTCACAACAGACGGCGATGTGCAAAACCGCATCCTGACCAGCGAAAAATCCTATTCGCCAGCCGAACTGGTCAGCGCCGCGAATTACCTCAACCAGAATTTTGCCGGCCTGGATTTCGAACAAATACGCCAGCGCCTGTCGGTTGAAATCCAGCAATTGCGCGAAGACATCAAGCCGCTGATGGCAATGACGCTCGAAGCCGGCGATGCTGCCATGTCCGAAAACGCGACACCTTACGTCATCAGCGGCGAACGCAACCTGCTCGGCGTTGAAGACCTGTCCTCCAACATGAAGCGACTGCGCGAACTGTTCGACCTGTTCGAGCAGCGCTCCAGCCTGATCCGCCTGCTTGAAGTCTCGAACCGGGCCGAAGGCGTCCAGATCTATATCGGTGGCGAATCGGGCATTGCCCCGCTCGATGAATGCAGCGTCGTTACCGCCCCCTACACGGTCGATGGCCAGATCGTCGGCTCGGTCGGTGTCATCGGCCCAACCCGCATGGCTTACGAACGCGTCATTCCCATCGTCGACATCACCGCCCGCCTGCTGTCCAGCGCCCTTACCTACCAGAGCAACAACTAATGTCCCGTTACCTGCCGGAACCGCCACATCGCCACGGCACGCCGTCGTCGACCGCCATTCTCATCGTTAACCTTGGCACGCCCGACGAAGCCAGTGCTCCAGCCCTGCGTCGCTACCTCAAGGAATTTCTTTCCGACCCGCGTGTTGTCGAAATTCCCAAGGCAATCTGGTGGCTGATTCTGAACGGCATCATCCTCAATATCCGCCCGAAAAAGTCGGCGGCAAAATACGCTTCCGTGTGGATGAAGGAAGGCTCGCCTCTGCGTGTTCATACCGAACGCCAGGCCAAATTGCTCAAAGGCCTGCTTGGCGAACGGGGTCATCATGTCACGGTCGACTGGGCGATGCGCTATGGAACGCGCTCTGTTCCGGAAATGCTGGCACACCTCAAAGCCAACGGCGCAACACGCATCCTGCTGGTTCCGATGTATCCGCAGTATGCGGCGAGCACGACAGCTACGGTCGTCGATGAAGCCTGCCGCTGGCTGCTTCAATTGCGCAACCAGCCGGAAATGCGTTTCGTGCGCAACTTCCATGATGACGAAGGCTATCTTGCCGCGCTTGAAACGTCGGTCCGCCAACATTGGCAGACAGCGGGACCGCTCGGCCCGGATGATCGCCTGCTGATCAGCTTCCATGGCCTGCCCAAGCGCAGCCTGGACCTCGGCGATCCGTATTTCTGCGAATGCCACAAAACCGGCCGCCTGCTGGCCGAACGCCTGCAGCTCAAGCCCGAACAATACCGCCTCTGCTTCCAGTCGCGCTTCGGCAAAGCCGAGTGGCTGCAACCTTATACCGCCCCAACCCTGCATGCACTGGGCAAGGAAGGCACCAAACGGCTGGATGTAATTTGCCCTGGCTTCACGGCCGATTGCCTCGAGACACTGGAAGAAATCGCCCTGGAAGGGCGTGACGACTTCATCGCGGCGGGCGGCCAGGCATATCACTACATTCCAGCCTTGAACGAAGATGCCGCATGGATTGCTGCCCTGGCCAACCTGGTTGAACGGCAATTAGGCGGCTGGGACACACGCCAGCCGTTCGATCCCCGACAACTCGAAATCGGCGCCAGGGAAGCCTTCAAACACGGCGCCCGAACTTGAGATTGGCCATGCCAACCCCACATCGGGTGCCATGAACACACCGTACGGGGAGCGCGCCATGCCAGAAAACATCCACCTCGTCTGCTCCCATTGCGCAGCAGTCAACCGTTTGCCGATCGCTCGCCAGCACGAATCGCCAAGCTGCGGGCAATGCAAAAACCCCGTTTTCTGCGGTCGACCGCAAGAACTCGGCGAAAATGACTTCGACCGCTGGATCAGCCGCAACGATGTCCCGATGCTCGTTGATTTCTGGGCGCCATGGTGTGGCCCCTGCCGCTCGATGGCACCGGCCTTCACCCAGGCCGCCAGCGAACTGGAACCGGTACTGCGCCTGGCCAAGGTCGACACCGAACGCGCCCCCGGCCTGGCCGCCCGCTTCGGCATTCGAAGCATTCCAACCCTGATCATGTTCAGCAGCGGACGCGAAATTGCCCGACAAAGCGGCGCACTCGATCTGAACGCCCTGAAGCGCTGGGGCATGGCCAATCTGCCCAAAAATTAAGCTTTTCCCCATGGCTGCCGTTAACAGTGTGTCAAAACACACTGGATGGAATTGCCATGAAAATCGCCAGCGCCAACCTCACCATGGCGTCAGCACACGCCAGCCAGGAACAATACAAGCGGAGCGAATCCCTGAGAATCACCACGGGATCGCCCCGTTCGACCTTGCCCGCCAACGACCCGGTTGATCTGTCAGACCAGGGGAAAAACATCCAGGCGGCTGAATCAGGGAGTGCCACAAGCGATTCCGCGGTCGACCGCGATCCGCAACTGAATTTGATTCGTCGCATGCTCGAATTCCTGACGGGATACAAAATTCGAGTTTTCGATGCCGCCAAGCTCCAGGCCCGGGTTAACGATGATGCAGGCCAAACAGCCAGCAATACACTGGCTGCCGACTACGCCATCGACTACCAACGCCACGAGTCCTATACAGAATCCGAACAGACGGCGGTATTGATCAGCGGCAGCGTCAAGACAGCCGATGGCCAGGAAATCAGCTTCGACCTCCAATGGACGATGGCACGCCATTACCACGAGGAAAGCGAGACGAACCTGCACTTGGGCAACGCAGCCCAGAAAACAGACCCACTTGTGCTGAATTTTGCCGGACCGGCGGCGCAGTTGATCGATCAACGTTTCGCCTTCGACCTGAATGCCGACGGAAAAACAGAAAACATCAACTTCGTCGCTCCCGGTAGCGGATTCCTGGTTTTCGATCGTAACGAGGACGGGAAAATCAATAACGGCCAAGAACTTTTCGGCCCGACGACAGGTGATGGTTTTTCAGAATTAAACGCGCTGGATAGTGACAGAAACGGCTGGATTGACGAAAATGACAGTTATTACAAAAAACTACAAATATGGTCACACAAAGCCAATGGCGAGGATGCTTTTCAATCGCTGGCCGAAGCCAATGTCGGGGCCATCGCTTTAAATCACATCGCATCACCCTTCGACCTGAAAAACCAGAACAATGAATTACTGGGACAGGTTCGCAGTTCTGGAATTTTTTTGCAGGAAGATGGCAGGGCTGGCACAATCCAGCAAATAGACCTGACTGCCTGATAAACGCAGCTTCATAACAAGGGATTCAACCATGCCGCGCTTTGCCGACTTGAAGATTTGGGTACGACTAACGGCCGCAATCTGGCTCGCTCTGGCAATCATCTGGGTCGGAGCAATTATCTGGACCACCCAGGTCAATCGAGAAACCGCCATTCGCCAGGCACAGGATTTTTCCCAAAGCATTCATGAAATGACCATGGCCGGCCTGACCGGCATGATGATCACCGGCACTGTTGGCCAGCGCGAAGTTTTCCTCGACCAGATCAAGCAACTGACCATCATCAAGGATCTGCACGTTGCACGCAGCGAAGCCGTTTCGAAACTTTACGGTCCGGATGCCAAAGCCAAACGCGAACTCACCCCGCTGGAACAGCAGGTCATGACCTCCGGTACGCCGTATGTCTCGCTGGAGTCGGAGAACGGCAGCTCATCCCTGCATGTCATCAACCCGACCAAGGCATCGAAAAATTATCTCGGCAAGGATTGCGTACTCTGCCATCAGGTTCCGGAAGGCACGGTACTCGGCGTGGTCAGCATGAAAGTATCACTCGATTCGGTCGAGGCAGAAGTCGCCGCCTTCCGGCTGAAAATTGCCGGCGTAGCCCTGGGCGCTCTGGGTGCCCTGCTGGTCATCATTTACCTGCTGACCCAGCACTTCGTCACCGTACCGCTGGAAGAACTGCGCAAGGGCCTGCGTGACATTGCCCGCGGCGAAGGCGACCTGACGCGCCGCCTGCCGGTCAAAGGCAAGGATGAGGTAGGCCAGTCCGCCTTTGTCTTCAACGAAATGATGGACAATTTCCAGCAACTGGTCAGCCAGGTTCGCGATTCGGCAACACAGGTTTCGGCGCGTGTTGCATCGCTCTCGGAAAGTGCTGACCGCGTCTCGCAAAGCTCCCATCTGCAAAACGAAAAATCCGGACAGGCTGCTTCGGCCGTCGAAGAACTGGTCTCCAGCATTTCTTCAATCGCCCAAAGTGCCGGCCATGTGCAGCACCAGTCACAGGAAAGCCTGGCACGCGCCAACGAAGGCAGCCGCAACCTCGAGGTCCTGCTTGACGAAATGAGCGTTGTCGAACGTGCCGTCAAGGAAATGGCCAATTCGGTGAATGACTTTGTGCGCAATACAGAGTCGATCACGTTGATGACACGGGAAGTGAAAGACATTGCCGAGCAAACCAACTTGCTGGCACTCAACGCCGCCATCGAAGCAGCCCGAGCCGGCGAACAAGGCCGAGGGTTTGCCGTGGTGGCCGACGAAGTCCGCAAGCTGGCTGAAAAATCGTCCCGCTCAGCCAGTGAGATCGATGCGATCACGGCCAGCTTGAGCGCCCAATCGGTTGCCGTGCGACGCAGTATCGAGGAAGGCCTGGATCACCTGGAAAGCAGCCAGAGCGCGGTATCCACGGTATCGAACGTACTCCAGGCGACCAATGGTTCAGTCACAGAAGTAGGCCATGGTCTGGATGCAATCGCTTCGGCGACCGATCAGCAGCGCCGCGTATCGAGCGACGTTGAAGCCAGCATCGAAGCGATCGCCGGCATGGCCAGAGACAATACCGGCACGGTTGAGCAGACGGCAGGGGCAGCACACGACCTGAAGCGCCTGGCAGAAGGCTTGGCGGCGATGGTCGGTCGATTCAAGGTCTGATCCGGCGAACCTGCCGCGACAACGTTGAAAGCCGCCTCTCAGGAGGCGGTTTTCACATCGGCGTCAGTTCAAAATCCAAGCCACCGCCCAAACGGGAACGGGTCATGGCTGTAATCGAACCGGCACCGACCTCCACCGCCGGCTGCCCTTGAGCAGCGGCAATCCGGTTAACCTCGCGCAGGCGCTGAATCATTCTGGCCAGCAAGGCGTTGCGCATGCGCTCAAGCAACTCTTCCGACGACAAAGCCAGCGCTGAGGCATTGATTTCGAGGAACAGGGTCGGCTCCAGCGTCACCGCACTGGCATGGCGCTGATCGCTTGCCGGATGCAAAAACGCCACTTCGCCGACAGGCTCGCTGGCGCCAAGACGGCAAAGCACTTTGCGTTCAATCGAGATTTCGACACAGCCGGAAATGATGATGCCGAACATCTTGTTGCGCTCGCCTTCACGGACAATCGCCACATTCGGGCCCACTTCACGCCAGACGGCAACGCGCAGGACTTCCCAGATTTCGATATTTTCAAACTCGGTGAAAAAATCGAGCCGGCGCAGCATTTCGAAGTGACGGTCATCCTGGGCCGTTTCATCTTCTTCGAGAATCTGATAGCGCACGGCAGACAGATCCTTGGCGAAATCGGCACCATTCTTGTAGCGGCTGTAGAGATCCTTCTCCAGCGCCTTGCGCATGACTGCGTTGAGGCCTTCCGGCAAATTCGGATTGAGCGCGGTGACCGCCGGCGCCTCTGAATTGATGATCCGAAAAACCAGCGTCGCCTGATTCGCCGCACGAAACGGCAAGCGCCCGGTCAGGCACTGAAACATCACCACGCCGAGCGAATACAGATCGGTTTTCTGGTTCAGCGGATAACCCTTGATCTGCTCCGGCGACATATAGGCAGGAGAGCCGACCCCCATGATGAAAGTCGAATCCCGATCCATGTCCTTGTTCATATTCAAGGCCAGGCCAAAATCGGCGATCTTCGGCTCGTCATCTTCGCCGATCATGATATTGGCCGGTTTGATGTCACGATGAATGATGCCCTGGCGATAAGCACTATCGAGCGCCATGCAGCACTTGAAGATAATGCCAATGACCCGGTGCATCGGCAGCAGATTATCAATGCTGCAATGCTCCTCAAGGCTGAAGCCCTTGACGTACTCCATGGCGAGATAGGCGAAATCCTCTTCGACCACCGCGTCATAAACCTGAACGATGTTCGGGTGATTCATCCTTTTCGAAACCATGCCTTCGTTCTGGAAAAGCTTGCGCAAACGGCGCGACATGGCGGCGGAATCCTTGCCGAAGCGGATCACCTTGACGGCAAGCTGGCGATCGGAATCAGGGTCATCACAGAGGTAGACCGTAGCAGTCGCCCCTTTGCCCAATTCACGCACCACCCGATATTTGCCGATCGTTTCCATTCAATCCCTGCAACGCTTTCCAAGGTTTTTATCGTAGCACGCGAGGCGTTCGCGCGCATTTCATGAACAGTAAAGAATCTTTAACGCGGCTCTTGAATTCGACCAACTCGCCCCGATGTATTGAAGCAGCTTTTTTGGAGAAACATAGATGTCCAACCCAGAACACACCCAGGAACTCCCGCTCGGCAACGAAGCGACGGCCGAAGCGGCCGTTGAAACACCGACCAGCGACAACGTCGACACCCTGCCCAGCATCGAGGAGCAATTCCGCCAGCTTGAACTGAAAGCGGCCGAACACTACGATGCATGGCTACGCGCCAAGGCCGAAGGCGAAAACATCCGCCGTCGTGCACAGGAAGACATTTCGAAGGCGCACAAGTTCGCCGTCGAAAAATTTGCCGGCGAACTGTTGGCCGTCAAGGACAGCCTTGAAGCCGCACTGGCCGTCCCGGAGCAAACAGTCGACAGCTTCAAGTCGGGTGTCGAACTGACGCTCAAGCAACTCGTTGCCGCCTTTGAGAAAAACGCGCTGAACGAGGTCAATCCGGCCGGCGAAAAATTCGATCCGCACAAGCACCAGGCGATTGGCATGGTCGACTCGGAACAAGATGCAAATACCGTCGTCACCGTCCTCCAGAAGGGCTACCTGATCGCCGAGCGCGTG
It encodes:
- a CDS encoding protein kinase domain-containing protein, translated to METIGKYRVVRELGKGATATVYLCDDPDSDRQLAVKVIRFGKDSAAMSRRLRKLFQNEGMVSKRMNHPNIVQVYDAVVEEDFAYLAMEYVKGFSLEEHCSIDNLLPMHRVIGIIFKCCMALDSAYRQGIIHRDIKPANIMIGEDDEPKIADFGLALNMNKDMDRDSTFIMGVGSPAYMSPEQIKGYPLNQKTDLYSLGVVMFQCLTGRLPFRAANQATLVFRIINSEAPAVTALNPNLPEGLNAVMRKALEKDLYSRYKNGADFAKDLSAVRYQILEEDETAQDDRHFEMLRRLDFFTEFENIEIWEVLRVAVWREVGPNVAIVREGERNKMFGIIISGCVEISIERKVLCRLGASEPVGEVAFLHPASDQRHASAVTLEPTLFLEINASALALSSEELLERMRNALLARMIQRLREVNRIAAAQGQPAVEVGAGSITAMTRSRLGGGLDFELTPM
- a CDS encoding VCBS repeat-containing protein, which gives rise to MLEFLTGYKIRVFDAAKLQARVNDDAGQTASNTLAADYAIDYQRHESYTESEQTAVLISGSVKTADGQEISFDLQWTMARHYHEESETNLHLGNAAQKTDPLVLNFAGPAAQLIDQRFAFDLNADGKTENINFVAPGSGFLVFDRNEDGKINNGQELFGPTTGDGFSELNALDSDRNGWIDENDSYYKKLQIWSHKANGEDAFQSLAEANVGAIALNHIASPFDLKNQNNELLGQVRSSGIFLQEDGRAGTIQQIDLTA
- a CDS encoding NAD kinase, with the translated sequence MNRSFASCRSPRTIALVGKYHSMEIAESLRRLAEYLHERGVSVFIERETSEHIGRKVDLSRWVTCGFNDIGAHADLAIVLGGDGTMLNAARRLARYRVPLVGVNQGRLGFMTDIARDDMLTCMDDLLDGRFQEEKRMLISAEVIRDGKEIASNMALNDVVIDKGAIGRMIEFELFIDGEFIYNLRSDGLIVSTPTGSTAYSMSAGGPIMHPTLAGIALVPLCPHALTNRPIIVNDSADIELRVVNADDPRVHFDGQVTLDLARDDCVRLKRSEYTICFLHPPGYSYFAMLRQKLHWSERPKGP
- a CDS encoding methyl-accepting chemotaxis protein, which encodes MPRFADLKIWVRLTAAIWLALAIIWVGAIIWTTQVNRETAIRQAQDFSQSIHEMTMAGLTGMMITGTVGQREVFLDQIKQLTIIKDLHVARSEAVSKLYGPDAKAKRELTPLEQQVMTSGTPYVSLESENGSSSLHVINPTKASKNYLGKDCVLCHQVPEGTVLGVVSMKVSLDSVEAEVAAFRLKIAGVALGALGALLVIIYLLTQHFVTVPLEELRKGLRDIARGEGDLTRRLPVKGKDEVGQSAFVFNEMMDNFQQLVSQVRDSATQVSARVASLSESADRVSQSSHLQNEKSGQAASAVEELVSSISSIAQSAGHVQHQSQESLARANEGSRNLEVLLDEMSVVERAVKEMANSVNDFVRNTESITLMTREVKDIAEQTNLLALNAAIEAARAGEQGRGFAVVADEVRKLAEKSSRSASEIDAITASLSAQSVAVRRSIEEGLDHLESSQSAVSTVSNVLQATNGSVTEVGHGLDAIASATDQQRRVSSDVEASIEAIAGMARDNTGTVEQTAGAAHDLKRLAEGLAAMVGRFKV
- the hemH gene encoding ferrochelatase encodes the protein MSRYLPEPPHRHGTPSSTAILIVNLGTPDEASAPALRRYLKEFLSDPRVVEIPKAIWWLILNGIILNIRPKKSAAKYASVWMKEGSPLRVHTERQAKLLKGLLGERGHHVTVDWAMRYGTRSVPEMLAHLKANGATRILLVPMYPQYAASTTATVVDEACRWLLQLRNQPEMRFVRNFHDDEGYLAALETSVRQHWQTAGPLGPDDRLLISFHGLPKRSLDLGDPYFCECHKTGRLLAERLQLKPEQYRLCFQSRFGKAEWLQPYTAPTLHALGKEGTKRLDVICPGFTADCLETLEEIALEGRDDFIAAGGQAYHYIPALNEDAAWIAALANLVERQLGGWDTRQPFDPRQLEIGAREAFKHGART
- the grpE gene encoding nucleotide exchange factor GrpE encodes the protein MSNPEHTQELPLGNEATAEAAVETPTSDNVDTLPSIEEQFRQLELKAAEHYDAWLRAKAEGENIRRRAQEDISKAHKFAVEKFAGELLAVKDSLEAALAVPEQTVDSFKSGVELTLKQLVAAFEKNALNEVNPAGEKFDPHKHQAIGMVDSEQDANTVVTVLQKGYLIAERVLRPALVMVAKPKS
- the trxC gene encoding thioredoxin TrxC, producing MPENIHLVCSHCAAVNRLPIARQHESPSCGQCKNPVFCGRPQELGENDFDRWISRNDVPMLVDFWAPWCGPCRSMAPAFTQAASELEPVLRLAKVDTERAPGLAARFGIRSIPTLIMFSSGREIARQSGALDLNALKRWGMANLPKN
- the hrcA gene encoding heat-inducible transcriptional repressor HrcA, producing the protein MLDERSRTLLKALVEHYIADGQPVGSRALSRFSGLDLSPATIRNVMADLEDAGFVASPHTSAGRIPTARGYRLFVDSLLTVRPLEARQMGEMEEALQGQPSKQIISSASQLLSGLTQFAGVVIAPRRASSRIRQIEFLSLSEKRILLIIVTTDGDVQNRILTSEKSYSPAELVSAANYLNQNFAGLDFEQIRQRLSVEIQQLREDIKPLMAMTLEAGDAAMSENATPYVISGERNLLGVEDLSSNMKRLRELFDLFEQRSSLIRLLEVSNRAEGVQIYIGGESGIAPLDECSVVTAPYTVDGQIVGSVGVIGPTRMAYERVIPIVDITARLLSSALTYQSNN